The following coding sequences are from one Arachis hypogaea cultivar Tifrunner chromosome 7, arahy.Tifrunner.gnm2.J5K5, whole genome shotgun sequence window:
- the LOC112701601 gene encoding VQ motif-containing protein 1-like — MSGYGSGSNKGPVKVVIINTQYVETDATSFKSVVQKLTGKDSSDDYGKPRNNNNNGFVNQFLIRDMSFKEFDRLFSQMPPINDILSE; from the exons ATGTCTGGTTATGGCAGTGGAAGCAACAAAGGTCCAGTGAAGGTTGTGATTATAAACACGCAATATGTGGAAACTGATGCTACAAGCTTCAAATCTGTGGTTCAGAAGCTAACTGGTAAAGACTCTTCTGATGATTATGGGAAACCTC gtaacaataataataatggttttGTAAACCAGTTTTTGATTAGAGATATGTCGTTTAAGGAGTTTGATAGGTTGTTTAGTCAGATGCCACCCATAAACGACATTTTGTCCGAGTAA